The following proteins come from a genomic window of Fusibacter sp. A1:
- a CDS encoding BCCT family transporter — MPDKMQKIMEEKLYSRNFKKWGMDMNPVVSVGAGLIVLLFSAYALFNLEQANAVFVNVKTAIVENFDWLFILASNFFIGVSLFIAFSKLGKVRIGGVKAKPEFSNFSWYSMLISAGMGIGLMFWAVGEPLYHSEFTPPIFDNANAATQSLATTFFHWGFHPWGIYALISLALAFFAYNKGLPLSLRSVFYPLLKDKIFGFWGDLIDILAVVACLFGLATSLGLGVQQINSGMNYLFGVEISVFTQVLLIAGITGIATLSVVSGIDKGVKFLSELNIKMAFVFMLIVFILGPTAFILKTFSNSLGLYLNNFVQSAFFISTSEDTWQASWSVFYLAWWISWSPFVGMFIARVSKGRTIREFVLAVLIVPSLLSFIWLSVFGGTAIYLNQMFNGQLFATVQNNLPVALFEMIQYLNIPVLEGFIRTGLSVLGTALVISFFVTSSDSGSLVVDNIVSGGKLNSPVSQRVFWAGMEGFIAAVLLLIGGTQALSALQTAVISTGLPFAIILVLMSFMLLDSVRKSYLKQREIKQRDHFEEMIDVFDIVTEDSDIA; from the coding sequence ATGCCGGACAAAATGCAAAAAATTATGGAAGAGAAGCTATACAGTCGAAACTTTAAAAAATGGGGTATGGACATGAACCCAGTGGTTTCGGTTGGGGCTGGACTTATTGTGCTGCTGTTCTCAGCCTATGCCTTGTTTAACTTGGAACAGGCGAATGCTGTGTTCGTGAATGTTAAAACCGCGATTGTAGAAAATTTCGACTGGCTATTCATTTTAGCAAGCAATTTCTTTATCGGGGTATCTTTGTTTATCGCGTTTTCAAAACTTGGAAAAGTTCGTATCGGTGGAGTGAAGGCGAAGCCTGAGTTCAGTAATTTTTCTTGGTACTCCATGCTGATTTCTGCGGGAATGGGAATCGGACTTATGTTTTGGGCGGTGGGTGAGCCGCTTTACCATAGCGAGTTCACACCGCCGATCTTTGATAATGCCAATGCTGCGACACAGTCGCTTGCGACAACGTTTTTCCACTGGGGTTTCCACCCATGGGGCATCTATGCCTTGATCTCACTAGCGCTTGCGTTCTTTGCCTATAACAAAGGATTGCCATTATCGCTAAGATCCGTGTTTTATCCGCTTTTAAAAGATAAGATTTTCGGGTTCTGGGGTGACTTGATCGATATTTTGGCGGTTGTGGCTTGCCTATTCGGACTGGCGACATCGCTAGGGCTAGGTGTCCAGCAGATCAACAGTGGAATGAACTACCTGTTCGGGGTAGAAATCAGCGTGTTCACGCAGGTTCTTCTCATTGCAGGAATTACTGGTATCGCAACCTTGAGTGTCGTTTCAGGAATCGACAAGGGTGTCAAGTTTCTATCTGAACTGAACATCAAAATGGCTTTCGTATTCATGTTGATTGTCTTTATCCTCGGCCCTACAGCCTTTATCCTAAAGACATTCAGCAACAGCTTAGGGTTATACCTGAATAACTTCGTACAGTCGGCGTTCTTCATCTCGACAAGTGAGGACACCTGGCAGGCAAGCTGGTCCGTGTTCTATCTGGCGTGGTGGATTTCATGGTCGCCATTTGTTGGAATGTTTATCGCCCGTGTGTCAAAGGGTCGTACCATACGTGAGTTTGTCCTTGCAGTACTGATTGTACCCTCGCTGTTATCGTTTATCTGGCTATCTGTTTTTGGTGGAACGGCCATTTACCTCAATCAAATGTTCAACGGTCAGTTGTTCGCGACAGTACAGAACAATCTGCCTGTCGCCCTGTTTGAAATGATTCAGTATTTGAATATCCCTGTACTTGAAGGCTTTATCAGAACGGGATTATCTGTTTTAGGTACCGCGCTCGTCATCTCCTTCTTTGTCACTTCAAGTGATTCAGGATCCTTGGTCGTTGACAATATCGTATCTGGCGGAAAACTAAATTCGCCTGTATCGCAGCGCGTTTTCTGGGCGGGTATGGAAGGCTTCATCGCTGCGGTGCTGCTGCTGATCGGTGGGACGCAAGCCTTGTCGGCGCTACAAACAGCGGTAATCAGTACAGGCCTGCCGTTTGCGATCATACTCGTACTCATGAGCTTCATGCTGCTTGACAGTGTAAGGAAGTCATATCTGAAGCAAAGAGAAATAAAGCAACGCGATCATTTCGAGGAAATGATCGATGTGTTCGATATAGTAACTGAGGATAGTGATATTGCTTAG
- a CDS encoding polyphosphate polymerase domain-containing protein, which yields MSDVFNRYEKKYKLTKKQYLRVIDELQIMMINEATMESLQPNRYTVKNIYYDTDDYQLIKHSLSKPYYKEKLRLRGYDAIDSDSLVYLELKKKCAGFVNKRRTSISLSDAQAFIRTGIAPQHQAYHNKQVMKEIEYFLTRYQVKPKALIKYDRIAYESDGLRITFDTNLTGTHNTLRLDTKPTDAQPIEESIHLMEVKCSGAMPLWLSRLFSKAKLSPTGFSKYGTYFLQSSSIKRTTKGVA from the coding sequence ATGAGTGATGTTTTTAATCGCTACGAAAAAAAATACAAATTGACAAAAAAACAGTACCTTCGCGTGATAGATGAACTGCAAATCATGATGATCAATGAGGCTACCATGGAATCACTACAACCGAACCGTTACACAGTAAAGAATATTTACTACGATACCGATGACTATCAGCTGATCAAGCATTCGCTTTCAAAACCCTATTACAAAGAAAAATTAAGACTCAGAGGCTATGATGCCATTGATTCAGATAGTCTGGTCTATCTTGAACTCAAAAAAAAATGCGCCGGCTTTGTAAACAAACGCCGTACCAGCATCTCGCTCAGCGACGCCCAAGCATTCATCCGTACCGGCATAGCACCTCAACACCAAGCCTATCATAACAAGCAAGTAATGAAGGAGATAGAATATTTTCTAACCCGGTATCAGGTAAAACCAAAGGCATTGATCAAGTATGACCGTATCGCATATGAGTCAGATGGACTTAGGATAACTTTTGACACAAACCTCACCGGCACGCATAACACACTGAGGCTTGACACAAAGCCTACGGATGCTCAACCTATCGAGGAATCGATCCATCTAATGGAAGTCAAGTGCTCAGGTGCCATGCCGCTATGGCTGAGCAGGCTGTTTTCAAAAGCGAAGCTATCACCAACCGGATTCTCAAAGTACGGTACCTATTTTTTACAAAGTTCATCCATCAAAAGAACAACAAAAGGAGTTGCATAA
- a CDS encoding response regulator transcription factor, producing the protein MRILLIEDEINLATAVSAILTREKYQVEIKHDGVLGLDEALTDSYDLILLDIMLPELNGLSVLKELRLNKINTPVLLLTAKGDISDKVTGLDLGADDYLPKPFSTDELLARIRALLRRKDQLVDLNKLTFGDVSLNTSTLDMSRLDKKVRLSPKECDVLAFLMLRKGIYTSKEIMIEKLWGFDSQAQDNHVEVYISFLRKKLIYLKSNVTIRTMRGVGYVLEENQDV; encoded by the coding sequence ATGAGAATCCTATTGATAGAAGACGAAATCAATCTGGCCACAGCTGTCAGTGCCATACTAACGAGAGAGAAGTATCAGGTTGAAATTAAACATGATGGAGTTTTAGGACTGGACGAGGCACTTACGGACAGTTATGATCTGATACTGCTTGATATCATGCTTCCTGAACTGAATGGGCTTAGTGTGTTAAAAGAACTGAGACTTAATAAGATAAATACTCCTGTCCTGCTTCTCACTGCAAAAGGAGACATCTCGGATAAGGTGACGGGGCTCGATCTAGGTGCGGACGACTACCTGCCAAAGCCATTTTCAACAGATGAGCTTCTGGCAAGGATACGGGCCCTTCTTAGAAGAAAAGATCAACTTGTGGATTTGAACAAGCTGACATTTGGAGATGTGTCGTTAAACACTTCGACGCTTGATATGTCAAGACTCGATAAAAAGGTGCGATTATCACCTAAAGAATGTGATGTGCTAGCATTTTTAATGCTTAGGAAAGGGATTTACACCTCAAAAGAAATAATGATTGAAAAACTATGGGGGTTCGATTCACAGGCGCAAGACAATCATGTCGAGGTCTATATTTCTTTTTTACGTAAGAAGTTGATCTATCTGAAGTCGAATGTCACGATAAGAACCATGCGCGGTGTAGGATATGTTTTGGAGGAAAATCAAGATGTTTAG
- a CDS encoding helix-turn-helix domain-containing protein translates to MFNDLNIASVIADHRRAKGVTQEQLAEYIGVSKASVSKWEKGHSYPDITFLPQLASYFDISIDDLMGYTPQLTKESIKALYNKLCTDFANKSFEEVWPQCQDIIKKYYSCYPLLMQMAVLLCNHFMLAMDQSTQSEVLQQAIDLCKRIELESGDIRLSKEAVSLAATCYLLKGEPQNTLSLLGETIRPLLQDDAAIAQAYIMLGQAKEADKVIQISIYQHMLILISSCTTLLHINDEKFEEILNRIMILATAFQLDYLHPNSMLIVYLTAAQAYCTKGRYADALSYLEKYKDVCITHFFPFSLRGDEFFDEIEDWFAEFALGEGPPRSEAVIKQSMIDSLKLNPIFDVLKDDPHYIKLLKSLATHLGGNPHD, encoded by the coding sequence ATGTTTAATGATCTCAATATTGCCAGTGTGATCGCTGATCACAGAAGGGCAAAGGGCGTTACACAAGAGCAATTAGCCGAATACATAGGTGTGTCAAAAGCATCCGTTTCTAAATGGGAAAAGGGGCACAGTTATCCAGATATCACCTTTTTACCACAGCTCGCTTCCTACTTCGACATCAGCATCGATGATTTGATGGGCTACACTCCACAGCTGACAAAAGAGTCGATTAAGGCTCTATACAATAAGCTCTGTACCGACTTTGCCAATAAGTCCTTTGAAGAAGTTTGGCCACAGTGTCAGGACATCATTAAGAAATACTACTCCTGTTATCCCCTACTGATGCAGATGGCTGTTCTCCTGTGCAATCACTTCATGCTAGCAATGGATCAAAGCACGCAGTCGGAGGTGCTTCAGCAAGCCATTGACTTATGTAAAAGGATCGAGCTGGAAAGCGGTGACATACGCCTATCCAAAGAAGCCGTCTCACTCGCTGCCACATGTTACCTGTTGAAGGGCGAACCCCAAAACACCTTGAGCCTCTTAGGTGAAACGATCAGACCGCTGTTACAAGACGATGCGGCAATCGCGCAAGCCTACATCATGTTAGGACAAGCAAAGGAAGCCGACAAGGTGATACAAATTAGCATTTATCAGCACATGTTGATTCTGATAAGCAGCTGCACCACCTTGCTTCACATCAATGATGAAAAGTTTGAAGAAATCCTAAACCGTATTATGATACTTGCAACAGCGTTCCAACTGGATTACCTGCACCCGAACAGCATGCTTATCGTTTACTTGACGGCCGCACAAGCCTATTGCACCAAAGGCAGGTACGCAGACGCGCTTTCTTATCTAGAAAAGTACAAGGATGTTTGTATCACACATTTCTTCCCCTTTTCTTTGCGAGGTGATGAGTTTTTTGACGAAATTGAAGATTGGTTCGCTGAGTTCGCACTTGGAGAAGGTCCACCAAGAAGCGAAGCTGTCATTAAGCAAAGTATGATTGACAGCCTGAAGCTAAATCCGATTTTTGACGTTTTAAAAGACGATCCACACTACATTAAACTACTTAAAAGTCTTGCTACACATTTAGGAGGAAATCCACATGATTAA
- a CDS encoding YdiU family protein: MNTYDKTNTIGWNLQNTFQDLPDSLYTPMKPASVKAPKVLILNTQLEEALGLQVATVTSEELAQLFSGNIVPETAAPLSQAYAGHQFGYLNMLGDGRAILIGEQITPKGEVVDVQLKGSGPTPYSRRGDGRAAVGPMLREYLISEAMYALGIPTTRSLAVVGTGEKIFREKPLDGAVLTRIAASHLRVGTFQYATSQGVDVLKALADYTIDRHYPSVKDANNPYLELLNEVVRRQAELISKWQLVGFIHGVMNTDNMTLSGETIDYGPCAFMDTYHPDTVFSSIDANGRYAYSKQPGIGVWNLSRFAESLLPLLSDDMQEAVKLATKAVEGFSKHFQEAWLSGLLRKLGLVGASLEDAPIVLELLQLMEKHKADYTNTFVFLTLQMDENGSIDSSVLLNDSFLLSKDFMDWQDSWKTTLERLACTKRESFELMKSYNPFVIPRNHLVESALKAATGGDLSEFKALLNVLSSPYAYDVQSLDFAKLPPTGGGSYQTFCGT, encoded by the coding sequence ATGAATACTTATGATAAAACAAACACGATAGGATGGAACCTTCAGAATACGTTTCAAGACCTGCCTGATTCCTTATATACACCAATGAAGCCTGCTTCGGTAAAAGCGCCAAAAGTCTTAATTTTGAACACGCAACTTGAAGAAGCGTTGGGGCTTCAAGTTGCTACCGTTACAAGTGAGGAGCTTGCTCAGCTATTTTCTGGCAATATAGTGCCTGAGACCGCAGCACCTTTATCTCAAGCCTATGCAGGGCATCAGTTCGGTTACTTGAACATGCTTGGGGATGGTCGTGCGATTCTGATAGGAGAGCAGATAACACCAAAAGGAGAGGTTGTCGATGTTCAGCTTAAGGGATCCGGTCCTACTCCTTACTCTAGGCGCGGAGACGGGCGCGCGGCGGTTGGTCCAATGTTAAGGGAATACTTGATCAGCGAAGCGATGTATGCCCTTGGAATCCCCACTACAAGGAGTCTTGCCGTAGTGGGGACCGGTGAGAAGATATTTCGTGAAAAGCCCCTTGATGGTGCGGTACTCACCCGTATAGCTGCAAGCCACTTGCGTGTGGGGACGTTTCAGTATGCTACTAGTCAAGGAGTGGATGTGCTAAAAGCACTTGCCGACTACACGATCGATCGCCATTATCCCTCTGTAAAGGATGCGAATAATCCGTATCTTGAGTTATTAAATGAAGTGGTCAGACGTCAGGCGGAGTTGATTTCAAAATGGCAGCTCGTCGGTTTTATCCACGGTGTGATGAACACGGATAACATGACTCTGAGCGGTGAAACAATCGATTATGGACCATGTGCCTTTATGGATACCTATCACCCGGATACGGTGTTCAGTTCTATCGACGCTAATGGACGTTATGCATATTCCAAGCAGCCAGGCATAGGTGTATGGAATCTATCACGGTTTGCAGAAAGCCTATTGCCGCTGCTGTCGGATGACATGCAAGAGGCGGTAAAGCTTGCCACAAAAGCCGTTGAAGGGTTCAGTAAGCACTTTCAGGAAGCATGGCTGAGTGGTCTGCTCAGAAAGCTTGGGCTCGTTGGAGCCAGTCTTGAAGATGCCCCAATCGTATTGGAGCTCTTGCAACTAATGGAGAAGCACAAAGCCGATTACACCAATACATTTGTGTTTCTGACCCTACAGATGGACGAAAATGGCTCCATCGATTCTTCAGTACTGCTAAATGACAGTTTTTTACTAAGTAAAGACTTTATGGACTGGCAGGACAGCTGGAAAACTACCTTAGAGCGTTTGGCGTGCACAAAAAGAGAGAGCTTCGAGCTAATGAAAAGTTACAATCCTTTTGTCATTCCAAGAAACCACCTTGTAGAGAGTGCTTTGAAGGCGGCAACCGGCGGAGACCTGTCAGAATTTAAAGCTCTATTAAATGTACTAAGCTCACCTTATGCATATGATGTGCAGTCACTTGATTTTGCCAAGCTTCCTCCGACTGGAGGTGGGAGCTATCAAACATTTTGTGGGACCTAA
- a CDS encoding CPBP family intramembrane glutamic endopeptidase, with protein sequence MIKILKSKDFTTSLLFALAGLIASAFAAIYQLQMLSPEMQAQVIAQLGSVTAMIPIAALQGLVLTFMTALIGIKVAKKVNLTLNFTFDKNRALLSAAVGLAVALVITLSDRFIFAAVLPAQITQYAFSPIYFITGLLYGGIIEEVLLRLFVMSLLVLILWKVFSKKSDSQNIPKWVYISAITLAAAIFAAGHLPVTFQTIGTSVPIIIRCFLLNGIGGIGFGYLYWRHGLSYAILAHAMTHVFMQAVFMPILF encoded by the coding sequence ATGATTAAGATATTAAAAAGTAAAGACTTCACAACTAGTCTCCTGTTCGCACTAGCAGGTCTCATAGCAAGTGCGTTTGCTGCCATATACCAGCTGCAAATGCTTTCGCCTGAGATGCAAGCACAAGTCATCGCACAACTTGGTTCTGTAACAGCGATGATTCCGATCGCAGCACTGCAAGGCCTGGTATTGACGTTCATGACCGCACTGATCGGCATCAAGGTTGCAAAAAAAGTCAACCTTACACTAAACTTCACATTCGATAAGAATCGTGCACTGCTATCTGCAGCGGTTGGATTGGCGGTCGCCCTTGTCATTACGCTTTCTGACCGTTTTATCTTTGCAGCAGTCTTACCGGCACAAATCACTCAATATGCCTTCTCACCGATCTATTTTATAACCGGGCTCTTATACGGTGGTATCATTGAAGAAGTTTTGCTTAGACTCTTTGTCATGTCGCTGCTGGTACTGATCCTTTGGAAAGTCTTTTCTAAAAAAAGCGACAGCCAGAACATCCCTAAGTGGGTCTACATTAGTGCAATCACCCTTGCCGCCGCCATCTTTGCAGCAGGACATTTACCGGTCACATTTCAAACCATCGGTACTTCGGTTCCTATCATTATCAGGTGTTTTCTTCTAAACGGCATTGGTGGCATAGGATTTGGCTATCTTTACTGGAGGCATGGCTTGTCCTATGCGATACTTGCCCACGCCATGACTCATGTGTTCATGCAAGCAGTGTTCATGCCGATACTCTTCTGA
- a CDS encoding thioesterase family protein: METVVGTNPSKTHVLTGGVSLLYFPVRYAETDKMGIVHHSNYPVWFEAGRTQFFMDIGVPYHEIEAKGVWLPLYDMNCQFITPAEYGKTICVKTSIAFLSRLKLHFKYVVESVETGAVVAKGETMHAFTNTLLKPINADKKLDGAFVHIQMATVESLT, translated from the coding sequence ATGGAAACTGTGGTGGGCACTAACCCTTCAAAGACGCATGTCTTAACAGGGGGAGTCAGCCTGCTGTATTTTCCTGTTAGATATGCGGAGACAGATAAAATGGGGATTGTGCACCATTCCAATTATCCCGTTTGGTTTGAGGCAGGACGGACACAGTTCTTCATGGACATTGGTGTTCCTTACCATGAGATTGAAGCAAAAGGTGTCTGGCTTCCGCTATATGATATGAACTGCCAGTTCATAACACCTGCTGAGTACGGTAAGACGATTTGTGTCAAGACTTCGATCGCTTTCTTAAGCCGATTGAAGCTTCATTTCAAGTATGTTGTCGAGTCGGTTGAAACAGGCGCTGTGGTCGCAAAGGGTGAAACCATGCACGCCTTTACAAATACGTTGTTGAAGCCAATCAATGCGGATAAAAAACTGGATGGAGCCTTTGTTCATATTCAGATGGCCACAGTTGAGTCCCTTACATGA
- a CDS encoding RNA polymerase sigma factor, with protein sequence MEEKKLKQLIKKSVNGHQKAFEKIMYLHGNQVLGYLMKLCANKEFAEDVYQEVWIKVYRKLNTYDQTKAFEPWLFTIARNTAFDFLKKHKNDPIPTIDEILLQDVRSSTPHESPMIETESQIHTALEQLSEMNRQIVVLRYMSDLSYDQIAKKLDCDVSTIKWRLYESKKQLKKFLEQKEDVS encoded by the coding sequence ATGGAAGAAAAAAAACTGAAGCAACTGATTAAAAAGAGTGTCAATGGACATCAAAAGGCATTTGAAAAGATCATGTACTTACATGGCAATCAAGTGCTGGGTTACTTAATGAAATTGTGTGCTAACAAGGAGTTTGCCGAGGATGTCTACCAGGAAGTTTGGATCAAGGTGTATCGAAAACTAAATACATACGATCAGACGAAAGCCTTTGAACCTTGGTTGTTCACAATTGCCAGAAACACCGCCTTCGACTTTTTAAAGAAGCACAAGAATGATCCTATTCCAACAATAGATGAAATCCTACTTCAGGATGTTCGAAGCAGCACACCTCATGAAAGTCCAATGATCGAAACCGAGAGTCAGATTCATACAGCGCTCGAGCAATTGAGTGAGATGAATAGACAAATTGTCGTGCTCAGGTATATGAGCGACCTTAGTTATGATCAAATCGCGAAGAAACTCGACTGTGATGTCTCTACCATCAAGTGGCGGCTTTACGAGTCAAAGAAGCAACTTAAGAAATTTCTCGAGCAAAAGGAGGATGTTTCATGA
- a CDS encoding GNAT family N-acetyltransferase: MKFTTYKTPMQFYPVVEELLYKDEVTNVLTIGILKGAQADDDFSNCFFACGEVDGKVTLALVIYGLHLVLVTNEEAYLREAAEFVANKNLVYPGVIGSRPYVDIFVEHLNALVDHSIELAMSQRIYRLDQVSDIKRAKGVMRPATLEDLDLIMDWSRLFAEMDGGTFNEDRSRKNRIKGIEDKRMFIWEVEGEAVTMAALGKSTHKSVIISLVFTPENQRGKGYATTLVADLSEYALSLYDYCTLYTDLSNPTSNGIYMKIGYKPVADSAMYLVKE; the protein is encoded by the coding sequence ATGAAATTTACAACATATAAAACCCCAATGCAGTTCTATCCGGTGGTGGAAGAATTATTATACAAGGACGAAGTCACCAATGTGCTGACTATCGGCATCTTAAAAGGCGCGCAAGCTGATGATGATTTTAGCAACTGCTTCTTTGCCTGCGGCGAAGTCGACGGCAAGGTAACTTTGGCACTTGTGATTTATGGACTTCACCTTGTGCTTGTGACGAATGAGGAGGCATACCTGAGAGAAGCTGCAGAGTTTGTGGCTAATAAGAACTTAGTCTATCCCGGTGTGATCGGTTCTCGCCCTTATGTGGATATTTTTGTTGAGCACCTCAATGCATTGGTAGATCATTCAATCGAACTTGCGATGTCCCAGCGCATCTACCGTTTGGATCAGGTGTCTGATATAAAAAGAGCCAAAGGCGTGATGAGACCGGCAACACTTGAAGACCTGGATCTGATCATGGACTGGAGCCGACTATTCGCCGAAATGGATGGCGGCACCTTCAACGAAGATAGGAGTCGTAAAAATCGGATAAAAGGTATCGAGGATAAAAGAATGTTTATATGGGAAGTGGAAGGTGAAGCCGTTACGATGGCCGCACTCGGAAAATCCACACATAAAAGTGTGATAATCAGTCTTGTGTTCACACCTGAGAATCAGCGTGGTAAGGGGTATGCGACAACTTTAGTGGCTGATTTGAGCGAGTATGCTCTTAGCCTGTATGACTACTGCACCCTCTACACCGACCTATCAAACCCTACATCAAACGGAATTTACATGAAGATAGGATATAAGCCTGTAGCAGACTCAGCGATGTACCTTGTAAAAGAATAG
- a CDS encoding CotH kinase family protein gives MKKNRILLMMLVITTLFTSACQTSAATSPLGVSPAFSSTDEQVEYASFFDSATIHQVSVTIDTLDYQAILADPEAEEFYPATITLDGVEVDDVGFRTKGNSTLRSVANSTSDRYSFKINASEYVDKQKVAGLDEFVLNNMYADASYLREYLSYELMSSLGMDVPMASFVNVSINNEHVGFYLLVESVDDSFIKRVFGDNDGNLYRQDQGSSLAVDETETYPSSSQKNGDDQTKADLHLLTTTLQAIESGDKGAIEDVLDVESALYYMATNFMLSNYDSYNSRMQQNYYLYNHQGVFYVIPWDFNMSFGGFPEQVNGELNVDMPISGTNLSDFPLIEKLLSIEEYKTRYYEILKEYAQELEGIEEHITELADWIRPYVKEDPTKFTTIEDFEAAIIYQENEVVQVRPQGNREPKNRDTPPTPPQDGQAPMDNQPGLSGKGPNQPRGDMSMGSGRSLINVIRETIDAVKEQVVN, from the coding sequence ATGAAAAAGAACAGAATACTCTTAATGATGTTAGTGATCACAACACTGTTTACATCCGCTTGCCAGACGAGTGCGGCGACTTCACCATTAGGCGTTAGCCCAGCGTTTTCCAGCACTGATGAACAAGTCGAATACGCCTCCTTCTTTGACAGTGCCACCATCCATCAGGTCTCAGTCACAATAGATACGCTTGATTATCAAGCCATTTTGGCAGACCCTGAAGCCGAAGAATTTTATCCTGCCACTATCACCCTAGACGGCGTAGAAGTGGATGATGTCGGTTTTAGAACAAAGGGCAATTCCACCCTCAGGTCTGTCGCCAATTCGACTTCGGACAGGTATAGCTTTAAAATCAACGCGTCTGAATATGTCGACAAACAAAAGGTTGCCGGTTTAGACGAGTTTGTACTCAACAACATGTACGCAGACGCCTCCTACCTACGGGAGTACCTCAGTTATGAACTGATGTCATCCTTGGGCATGGACGTTCCTATGGCTAGTTTTGTCAATGTGAGTATCAACAACGAACACGTGGGCTTCTATCTACTTGTCGAATCTGTTGATGACAGTTTTATAAAGCGTGTGTTCGGTGACAATGACGGCAACCTCTATCGTCAGGACCAAGGCAGCAGCTTGGCGGTTGACGAGACAGAAACCTATCCGAGTTCAAGTCAAAAAAATGGAGACGATCAAACCAAAGCGGATCTTCATCTTCTTACCACCACATTACAGGCAATCGAAAGTGGTGATAAGGGCGCTATCGAAGACGTTCTAGATGTTGAAAGCGCTCTCTATTATATGGCTACAAACTTCATGCTCTCAAACTACGACAGTTATAACAGCAGAATGCAGCAAAATTACTACTTGTACAACCATCAGGGAGTATTCTATGTCATCCCATGGGATTTCAACATGTCTTTTGGCGGTTTTCCAGAACAAGTGAATGGAGAATTGAATGTAGATATGCCGATTTCAGGAACTAATCTATCCGATTTTCCTCTCATTGAAAAGTTACTCTCCATCGAGGAATATAAGACACGCTATTATGAAATTCTAAAAGAGTATGCACAGGAGCTTGAAGGCATCGAAGAGCATATCACAGAGCTTGCGGACTGGATACGACCTTATGTGAAAGAAGATCCAACAAAATTCACCACAATCGAGGACTTTGAAGCTGCGATTATCTATCAAGAAAACGAAGTCGTTCAAGTCAGGCCTCAAGGCAATCGCGAACCTAAAAATAGGGATACTCCGCCGACCCCACCGCAAGATGGACAGGCTCCGATGGACAATCAGCCCGGCTTATCTGGAAAAGGTCCTAATCAACCTAGGGGCGATATGAGCATGGGGTCTGGAAGAAGTCTGATCAATGTGATCCGTGAAACGATAGATGCGGTAAAGGAGCAAGTAGTGAATTAA
- a CDS encoding DUF4956 domain-containing protein — protein MLNTLLSTTQTMPVGITQLIFSLLIALLLGMMISITHTKSHPTSKFLDNFSVTLIMLPAVVAMIILLIGSDIARAFSLAGAFSIIRFRSAPGNPKDITFVLLSMATGLAVGTEMALYAVIFDTLLCAVLLAISFTKTVIKNQEHQKLMISIPEDMEYHHNFSDILSNYTAMNQLVGVKTAALGSLYQLNYMVILKDASKAKEMIDELRVRNGNLNISLSTIQTDNDSFY, from the coding sequence ATGTTGAATACACTTTTATCCACCACACAAACGATGCCTGTGGGTATCACTCAGCTGATTTTCAGTCTATTGATAGCGCTACTGCTCGGCATGATGATCAGCATCACACATACAAAATCCCACCCGACATCAAAATTCTTGGACAATTTTTCAGTCACTCTGATCATGTTACCCGCGGTAGTGGCAATGATCATCCTTTTAATCGGCAGTGATATTGCAAGAGCCTTCTCCCTAGCAGGAGCCTTTTCAATCATCCGGTTCAGAAGCGCGCCAGGAAACCCCAAGGATATCACCTTCGTACTGCTCAGTATGGCCACTGGTCTGGCCGTAGGAACAGAAATGGCCCTCTATGCGGTGATTTTCGATACGCTTCTCTGTGCGGTACTTTTGGCCATAAGTTTCACAAAAACGGTTATCAAGAATCAAGAACACCAGAAGCTGATGATCAGCATCCCGGAAGATATGGAGTATCATCACAATTTCTCTGATATTCTGAGTAACTATACTGCGATGAATCAGCTGGTGGGAGTTAAAACAGCGGCGTTGGGTAGCTTGTATCAGCTAAATTACATGGTCATACTAAAGGACGCTTCAAAAGCGAAAGAAATGATCGACGAATTACGAGTCCGTAACGGCAACCTAAATATATCCTTATCCACAATTCAGACTGACAATGACTCTTTTTACTAG